The uncultured Methanobrevibacter sp. genomic interval ACGGCAAAATAACTATTAATGACCCTGATGAATGCAGTTACTGTGAAACATGTGTTGACATGTGCCCTAACGAATGCATTACAATAGAATAGGTCAAATATTTAAAAAAAAACACCACATCACCAACATCATTGCAACATTTCAAAATCAATTAAAGTATCTTCCAAAATATCAACAGTTGCAACTTTTCCAATAACATCACCAACATCGGTTGGAGATATGCCAGTTCCTGGCCTTTTAAATGCAATATCTGATTTTTCGATTACTTTACCCTTAGCAATATCTTTTTTAGCCACAACAGATCTTCTTATTTCTTTTCTTGTAGCAGATTCACAAATCAAAGGTTGTTTATTGATGCGACCGCTAATTTTAGATAGGAAGTTTAAATTATCTTTAAATTTTAAAACATCATCAACATCCATTGCATGAGCATGGTCATTGCCCGGTAAAGTCTTATCTAGAGTGAAATGCTTTTCCAAAATTACTGCACCATAATTATATGCTGTTGTTAAAATCATCATGTTTTCATCGGATTTTGTATGGTCAGAGTACCCAATTTCATAATCAGGGAAATTTTTGGCTAAATCTTTAATCATTAAGAGATTTGCATCCTCATAAAATGTAGGATGTGATAAAACACAATGCAAAATAGCTATATCTACAGTAGAAACCTCTTCAATTGCATCAATTGCATCTTTAATTTCTTTCAAAGTCGATGCTCCTGTTGAAAGCAATATCGGCTTATTCTTACTTGCAATATACTCAATGAATGGGATATTTGTTATGTCTGAAGAGGATATGGCATAAACATCCATAAACTCATCCAAATAATCAACAGCTTCAAAATCATAAGGTGTTGACAAAAACATGATTCCAACATCATTACAATAATCAGATAACTGTTTGAAATCATCACGACCAAATTTATCGAATTTTTTAAACAATTCAAACTGAGAATCAATTGGTTCGTCAGACAAATCCCAATAAGCAGGAGCATTTTGAGATATTATATTTTTCAAACTGTATGACTGAAACATTACTGCATCAACACCGCATGACTTTGCCTCATCAATCATAAGCTTTGCGGCATCAATGTCTGAAATCCCTTCTTTTTGAGCAATGTCAAAGAAATTAAATCCAATATCTGCGATTAAAAATGGTCTTTTATTAAAAATATTCAAATGAACACCTATTTACGTAATTTAAACCTTCTATATTCAGCTTTAATAGTTGATGAAATATTATCAAATCCATTTTTCAAATCAATGGAGAGCATTCTTTTATTCATTTCAATTCTTTGATCAAAATTATTTACAAGACTCACAAATTGCTCGCCAATTTCCGTCTCGTCAACATTCACCCCAAGACCCAAGTTGATAAATCCAGCTGCTTCACTGCAAAAGACATGAGTAAGTTCCCTTTCATCCCGACTTAAGCAAATTGTTGGAACACCCAATGAACAGATATCATATGTTGTTTTTCCAGCGGAAGTAAAAATAATGTCTGCTTTAAAAATGAATTCGCTTATATCTGATACGTTAGTATAAACCTGAATGGCAGGATTTGATTCAATTTTAGATACAAACTCTTCTTTATTAGGATAATCCAATCCCAAAATAATGTTTATTCTACCTTGATAATTAGTAGCCAAAATAGAATTCAATACCTTTCCGGTTAAGTTGTCCAAATCGCTTCCATCGAAAAATATCAATACATTTCTTACTTCATCAGTGATTATTTTTTGAGGTTGGAAATAGAATTCTTCCTTCAAGATATAATATTTATAACCTGAAAATATATTTTTTTGAGAGGAATCATGCTCATAGAGTGAATCAAATACAACATCGGCAAATTCACTGCCAACACCCAAATCTTCAAAGTTAACAACGAAATAACCTTCATTTTTTAATTTAAGAATATATTCCGAAGATGTGTCTAAAATATCATTAACAACAATTTGAGTATGGAATCTTCGTAATTTTTCAAATAACTCATCTTCACCATCGTAAACATCAAAAGGATAATTATATTTCTTTAAAATATCAATACCTAATGGATGATTCTCATCAATTAAAAATAGGATATCATGGAAAACGAATTTTGAAGCCATAGATAAGCATCTGTCAATATGTCCTGTTCCAATTTCTTCATATGCATTTACAATAATCGCAACCCTTTTCTTTTGAAGGTAATTTTCAGCAACTATCCAATCTTCCTTATTAACAATGTCGATACTTTCTTCCCTTGATAATTCAACCAAATCAATATTGGTTCCCAAACGTGAATCTTCATGTACAAATGACCTACGAGTAGCTAATATAGCTCCAGTTTCCTTAAATGACTTTGGCAACAACTCTTTTTCAACTCTTTTAATGTATAATGGGAAATATCTCTTGTTATCCTCATCATATCCCCAATTTAAATGCCTATCATCTACAACAGTAACAACACTATCTATTGAGAAGTCTTCAAATTTTTCAATAGTCTTGTCCAGTGTCTGTGTTTTAAGCAACGGAGAAGTAGGCTTTAAAGTTATTACAATATCATATTCATCAAAAGTTAATTTTTCTTTTTGAATCATTGCATTGTGAACAAGCGCATCCAAAGAAACAGGTTCCTCTTCAACCAAATTAGTATATCTAATCACACTTGCGCCAAATTTTTCAGCAAGCAATGCAATTTCAGAATCATCAGTAGTAACAACAACATCATCAACATATTGGGATAGTTTAGCGGTTCTAATTGAGTAAAAAATTAATGGCCTACTGTAAAGTAAACGCATATTTTTACGAGGAATGACTTTAGAACTGCCCCGAGCCGGAATTACTACTAAAATTTTATTATTATTAAACATAACAATCCCTAGAAATTTACAACAAAATTTAATTAATACAATTAATATATTTATTATGTAATATTAAATCTTCGGTGTTAATATGAATATGAAAAACATGTCACAAGAATTATTAAAAAGAATAAAAGAATTATCCGCACCTGTGAAAATAATGCATGTATGCGGATCTCATGAACACACAATCATGGAAAACGGAATTAGAAGTTTGCTCCCGGATGAAGTTGAAATTATTGCAGGTCCAGGTTGTCCAGTTTGTGTCGTTCCATCACGTGAAATTGATGAGGCATTGGAGCTTATCGACAAGGGAGTTACAATCACAACATTTGGAGACATGCTAAGAGTTCCAGGTTCTGAAAGGTCTCTTGCTGATGCTAAAGCTGAAGGCGGCGATGTGAGAGTAGTGTATGGAATCAACAGAGCTATTGAAATAGCTGAAAAAGAAGACAACGATGTTGCATTCATATCCGCAGGTTTTGAAACAACCGCACCTACAACAGCTGCAGAATTATTAGCAAAACCTCCTGAAAATTTCTCAGTGCTTTCATGCCACAGATTAATTCCACCGGCAATTGATTTTTTAATCAATTCAGGAGAAACAAGCTTAAATGCATTAATACAGCCAGGACACGTTTGTACAATTATTGGAACAAAACCATTCGAATACTTCTCAACAGACTTTGGAATCCCACAGGCAGTAGCCGGATTCAATCCATTAGACATATTGATGTCAGTTTATATGATTCTAAGACAAATTCATAATGAAACACCGAAAATAGAAAATGAATACAAAAGGGCAGTTCGAGAAGAAGGAAATGTCATTGCCCAGGACATGATTGATCAGGTATTTGATGTTACTTCAAGAGAATGGAGAGGATTTCCAAAAATACCTAATTCAATTTTGGAAATAAAAGATGAATTCAGTGAATTCAATGCCCGTGAAAAATATGACATTGAAGTGAAAGACGTTAATGAAGCTCCTAAAGGATGCATATGTGGACCTATTTTAAGAGGACTTGCACGTCCTGAAGACTGCAAACTATTTAGAAAAGCATGCAATCCACTCCATCCAATCGGAGCATGTATGGTAAGTAAAGAAGGAACCTGCAATATTGCACATAGATATTCAAGATAGTGATAAAATGACAATAGAAGCGATTGCAGTAGATATTGATGGTACAATTACAGATGAAAAAAGACAAATTTGCATTTCTGCAATTGAAGCATTGAGAAAAGCGGAGTCAAATGGGATTCCCACCATCATCGTTACAGGAAATGTTGTAAATTATGCTTATGCAGCAGAAGTATTAATCGGATGCAGCGGAGGACTAGTTGCTGAAAATGGCGGCGTTGTTTTTAAAGAAGGAGAAAACAACAATGCCGTTGAAACAATGGTTGAAAGAGATTTTGTAACATCCGCAGAAAAACACCTGAAAGAGAAATTGGGTGAAAAATTCGACAAACATGCATCCCACGACAATATGTATCGCCTGACAGAAACCGTATTTTACAAAACTCTGGCCAGAAGCGAACTTGAAGAAGCACTGAAAGATTTTAAGTACATCGAACAATTAGAATTATACGACAGTGGATTTGCTCTCCACATTACTGATAAAAGAGTTAACAAAGGAACTTCACTTAAATATTTATGTGAAAGGAATGGAATCAACATGGATAATGTCATGGCCATTGGAGACAGCCAAAACGATGAAGACTTTTTAAAGCAGGCAGGTTATAAAATAGCTGTCGGAAATGCAGAAGATAAATTAAAACAGATAAGCACATATACCTGCGAAAATAACTTTGGTGACGGTGTAGCTGAAGCTATTGAAAAATTTGCCCTATAAGTGATAATATGATTTATGAAATAGCTGAAAAAGCAAAAAAAGAAGTTGAAAACAATTGTGATGCTTATGAAATTTATGTTGATGAATCCAAACTTATTGAACTGGATTCTAAACAGGACGAATTAAATTTTGCAAAAGAAGAAATTGAAGCAGGAATAGGAATTAGAGTAATAAAAGACAATAAGATTGGTTTTGCATTTACTTCAAACCTCAATAAAATTTCCGAAACCGCAAAACAGTCAATTGAAAATACAAAATTAAACAAAATCGATGAAAATTATTCCTTTGCAGAAGTGGAAAAAGTAAAAGATGTCAAAAAAGTTTATGATAAAAAATTTAACGACCTTGACCTGAATGAATCCGTGGAATTGCTAAAAAGTGTGATATCACAGGCTAGCGATAGCGGATGTGAAGTTACGGAATCTGGTTTTTCTGCAAGCGCTGGAAGGTCATTAATACTTAACTCAAACGGTGTTTCAATAGAAAATAAAGGAACAGGATTTGGCATAGCATTATCAGTGACCATTCAAAAGGATGGTGAAGTTGCAACAGCATATAATTCATCATCATCAAGATTTTATGATTTGGATGGTGAAAAATTAGCCAATGAAGTATGTGATTTGGCCAAAAGTTCTTTAAATTCAAAACCTATTGAAACAGACAATTATAATGTTGTTCTTGACTATTACGCTGCTACAGGACTTCTTCAAACATTCATCACAGCATTTGATGGTGAAAATGTGGCAAGAGGAAGATCAATATTGAAAGATAAAATCGGCACCGAAATAGTCAACCCATCATTGAGCATTATTGATAACCCATTACTGGAAAAGGGAATGAATACAACAAGATGTGATGGTGAGGGAAGCGTATCCGAAACTACCGAATTGATTAAAGACGGTGTTTTGAATTCATTTATCTATGACATCTACACAGCAAATAAGGAAGGCGTGAAAACAACATCAAATGGATATCGAGGAAGCTATTTATCAACTCCAATGATTTCCCCATCAAATCTTGAGTTCAAATTTGATGAAATGAAAGATTTATCCGAAATTAAAAAAGGAGTGCTGACTACCAGCGTACTTGGAGCGCATACTGCCAACCCAATTTCAGGAGACTTTTCAGTAGAAGCAAATAACGCATTCAAAATAGAAAATGGAGAAATTACCGAACCAATCAATAAAGCAATGATTTCAGGAAATATCTTTGAAATCATGAAACAAGTAGAAGGATTAAAATCAGAAATCAAGCAATACGGTTCATTTATTCTTCCAAAATTATTGGTGCATGATTTAAGAGTGGTTGGTCAAAATTAAAAAAAGAGAGAAAATTTAAATTTTCTTTAACTTTTCTCTATACCTGTCAACTGTAGAATTGCTGTAGTCGATTGTTAGATATTGCTCAGTCAATTTTTTATCAATGTCAAAATCTTTTATCCTATCATTTACAAGACTGTCAATATCAGCATCCAATTTTTTTAGCTGCTTTTCAAAAGCATATTCCGATTTTCTCATATTCAAGTTGGATTTTCGAGCAAGCCTTTCAACTTCCTTATCCAAATCCAATTCTTTTTTAGACATATCATCACCTACATTTCTATAATAGGCAATTGTATTTCGGTAATGAAATCTTTTTCATCATCACAGTTGTAGAAATTCTTGATTAAAACTTCTTTTGGAGAACCTATTATATCATAATTATTAGCTTGAGCGACTTCAACCAATACAGCATAGGTATCCATAATATTCTCAGTTGAGCCATAGTGCATTCCACTCAAAACCTTATTTTCAATCATGTCTACAACACGAATTCTATCAGTTTCTTCAGCATCCTGTTTAATTGGAATACTTACATCATAAACCACGTCACCCTGGTTTACTTCATGTCTTGGTGAAAAGTAAACAATGAATGGATCACCATCTGTTTCAATATCTTCAGTATCAACCCAATCCATCAATATAGAAAGAAATACACCTAAATCTTCGATTGGGGTTTTACAGTTAATAACACCCAACTTTTGTTCTGGAATTACTTTTACTTCATAATCCATAATTACACCTACATAAATTTTATAATCTAATTAAATAAATAAACTTCTACTTCTTCGCCTTCGTCAACCAATTCCACCAATTTTGGAATTTTTACATAACCATCGGCAGTTGAAAGTGAAAAGATTGCACCTGAATCTTTAAAAATTGGCTGAATATTCTCTCCATCAACTTTTACAAGCTGATATTGCATCCTTCCGACTTGCGAATGGATTCTTTTTGTGATTTTGCCTTTAACAGTTTCAAGTTCAAAGTCTTTTTCAATGCCGGCAAGTTTTGTTAAAGGTTCGGCTACAAATGCATTGAATATCATTAAAGCAGAAACAGGATTTCCAGGAAGGCCAATTACAAGCTTCCCATCAATGACTCCAACAATTGTCGGTTTTCCAGGTTGAACTGAAATTCCATGAATGTGAACTTCACCCAGCTCATCCAATACATGCTTTAGGACATCTCCAAGACCTGCAGAGGTTCCGCCGGAACAGAACAATATATCCACTTCATTTAGGGAATCTGTGATTTTCTGCTTAACTTCATCATAGTCATCTCTCATGACACCTAAAAATTTAGCATCAGCACCACATGAAACAGCATCGTTTTTAATCATTCCACCGTTTACATCATAGATTTTTCCATATTCAAGCTCCTCGCCCTGAAGAGTTATTTCATTACCAGAAGATACTATACCAACACTCGGTTTTTTATAAACTTCAATGGTTTCAAAGCCCTGTGAAAGCAACACTCCAATTTTACCCGGATTTAAGAAATCGCCTTTTTTAAGAATCAGGTTTCCTTCTTCAATGTCAGAGCCTTTGCGGGCGACATCCTGTGAAGGTGTTACAGTGGTTAAGAGATTAACTTTATCATCCATTTTTTCAGCATATTCTACCATCAAAACAGCATCTGCACCTTCAGGCATAGCCGCACCAGTACTAATTTCAATACATTTTCCTTTTTCAACCTTTTTGTCGGTTGTGGCACCAGCCTCTAAAAAATCAATGACTTCCAAAGTATTTGGTGATTCTTCAGAAGCTCCAAAACTATCCTCTGACAAAACAGCAAATCCATCCTTTAATGCTTTATCAAATGGTGGAAAATCCATTCTGGAATAAACATCCTCATACAAAATCCTGCCGTAAGCTTCGCCAACATCAATTTCTTCGCTTTGGGGCTTTAGATTTTCATCAAATAATTCTTGAATAATATCAATTGCCTCTTCGCATTCCTTAATTTTTAAAAATTCAGTACCCATAGTATTCACTTATATAAAATCCAATAACTTAATATATAATATCTTGATAAATATATAAATAATTTAATCTTATGCTTAAATGCTATTATATTTTTGGAGGAGAGTATTTGTCTAAACCTAATCAAAATCAACAACAAGAATACAGAAGAGTAAGAACTCCTAAAAAAGGAGAAATCCCTGGAGTAGTTGAGCAAATTATGGGACATGGAAAATTAAAAGTCCGCTGTGCTGATGGAAATATTAGAATGACCAGAATCCCTGGAAAAATGAAAAAACGTATTTGGATTCGTGAAGGAGATGTAATCCTTGTAAAACCATGGGATTTCCAATCTGATGAAAAAGCCGATGTAATTTGGAGATACACAAAAACCGAATCAAATTGGCTTGAAAGAAAAGGCTACTTAAAAATGTAAGCCTTTTTAACTTATTTTTTTTGATTTAAATGGATCCTAAAGTAGCTAAAGCTGATGCCAAGCACGAAA includes:
- the hypD gene encoding hydrogenase formation protein HypD; translation: MKNMSQELLKRIKELSAPVKIMHVCGSHEHTIMENGIRSLLPDEVEIIAGPGCPVCVVPSREIDEALELIDKGVTITTFGDMLRVPGSERSLADAKAEGGDVRVVYGINRAIEIAEKEDNDVAFISAGFETTAPTTAAELLAKPPENFSVLSCHRLIPPAIDFLINSGETSLNALIQPGHVCTIIGTKPFEYFSTDFGIPQAVAGFNPLDILMSVYMILRQIHNETPKIENEYKRAVREEGNVIAQDMIDQVFDVTSREWRGFPKIPNSILEIKDEFSEFNAREKYDIEVKDVNEAPKGCICGPILRGLARPEDCKLFRKACNPLHPIGACMVSKEGTCNIAHRYSR
- a CDS encoding GyrI-like domain-containing protein produces the protein MDYEVKVIPEQKLGVINCKTPIEDLGVFLSILMDWVDTEDIETDGDPFIVYFSPRHEVNQGDVVYDVSIPIKQDAEETDRIRVVDMIENKVLSGMHYGSTENIMDTYAVLVEVAQANNYDIIGSPKEVLIKNFYNCDDEKDFITEIQLPIIEM
- a CDS encoding phosphoglycolate phosphatase, whose protein sequence is MTIEAIAVDIDGTITDEKRQICISAIEALRKAESNGIPTIIVTGNVVNYAYAAEVLIGCSGGLVAENGGVVFKEGENNNAVETMVERDFVTSAEKHLKEKLGEKFDKHASHDNMYRLTETVFYKTLARSELEEALKDFKYIEQLELYDSGFALHITDKRVNKGTSLKYLCERNGINMDNVMAIGDSQNDEDFLKQAGYKIAVGNAEDKLKQISTYTCENNFGDGVAEAIEKFAL
- a CDS encoding 4Fe-4S binding protein, with the translated sequence MADITIDMEKCDHCGDCSDVCPMEVLVLKDGKITINDPDECSYCETCVDMCPNECITIE
- a CDS encoding N-acetylneuraminate synthase family protein; the protein is MNIFNKRPFLIADIGFNFFDIAQKEGISDIDAAKLMIDEAKSCGVDAVMFQSYSLKNIISQNAPAYWDLSDEPIDSQFELFKKFDKFGRDDFKQLSDYCNDVGIMFLSTPYDFEAVDYLDEFMDVYAISSSDITNIPFIEYIASKNKPILLSTGASTLKEIKDAIDAIEEVSTVDIAILHCVLSHPTFYEDANLLMIKDLAKNFPDYEIGYSDHTKSDENMMILTTAYNYGAVILEKHFTLDKTLPGNDHAHAMDVDDVLKFKDNLNFLSKISGRINKQPLICESATRKEIRRSVVAKKDIAKGKVIEKSDIAFKRPGTGISPTDVGDVIGKVATVDILEDTLIDFEMLQ
- a CDS encoding TldD/PmbA family protein, with translation MIYEIAEKAKKEVENNCDAYEIYVDESKLIELDSKQDELNFAKEEIEAGIGIRVIKDNKIGFAFTSNLNKISETAKQSIENTKLNKIDENYSFAEVEKVKDVKKVYDKKFNDLDLNESVELLKSVISQASDSGCEVTESGFSASAGRSLILNSNGVSIENKGTGFGIALSVTIQKDGEVATAYNSSSSRFYDLDGEKLANEVCDLAKSSLNSKPIETDNYNVVLDYYAATGLLQTFITAFDGENVARGRSILKDKIGTEIVNPSLSIIDNPLLEKGMNTTRCDGEGSVSETTELIKDGVLNSFIYDIYTANKEGVKTTSNGYRGSYLSTPMISPSNLEFKFDEMKDLSEIKKGVLTTSVLGAHTANPISGDFSVEANNAFKIENGEITEPINKAMISGNIFEIMKQVEGLKSEIKQYGSFILPKLLVHDLRVVGQN
- the glp gene encoding gephyrin-like molybdotransferase Glp, which codes for MGTEFLKIKECEEAIDIIQELFDENLKPQSEEIDVGEAYGRILYEDVYSRMDFPPFDKALKDGFAVLSEDSFGASEESPNTLEVIDFLEAGATTDKKVEKGKCIEISTGAAMPEGADAVLMVEYAEKMDDKVNLLTTVTPSQDVARKGSDIEEGNLILKKGDFLNPGKIGVLLSQGFETIEVYKKPSVGIVSSGNEITLQGEELEYGKIYDVNGGMIKNDAVSCGADAKFLGVMRDDYDEVKQKITDSLNEVDILFCSGGTSAGLGDVLKHVLDELGEVHIHGISVQPGKPTIVGVIDGKLVIGLPGNPVSALMIFNAFVAEPLTKLAGIEKDFELETVKGKITKRIHSQVGRMQYQLVKVDGENIQPIFKDSGAIFSLSTADGYVKIPKLVELVDEGEEVEVYLFN
- the eif1A gene encoding translation initiation factor eIF-1A, yielding MLKCYYIFGGEYLSKPNQNQQQEYRRVRTPKKGEIPGVVEQIMGHGKLKVRCADGNIRMTRIPGKMKKRIWIREGDVILVKPWDFQSDEKADVIWRYTKTESNWLERKGYLKM
- a CDS encoding cytidylyltransferase domain-containing protein; the protein is MFNNNKILVVIPARGSSKVIPRKNMRLLYSRPLIFYSIRTAKLSQYVDDVVVTTDDSEIALLAEKFGASVIRYTNLVEEEPVSLDALVHNAMIQKEKLTFDEYDIVITLKPTSPLLKTQTLDKTIEKFEDFSIDSVVTVVDDRHLNWGYDEDNKRYFPLYIKRVEKELLPKSFKETGAILATRRSFVHEDSRLGTNIDLVELSREESIDIVNKEDWIVAENYLQKKRVAIIVNAYEEIGTGHIDRCLSMASKFVFHDILFLIDENHPLGIDILKKYNYPFDVYDGEDELFEKLRRFHTQIVVNDILDTSSEYILKLKNEGYFVVNFEDLGVGSEFADVVFDSLYEHDSSQKNIFSGYKYYILKEEFYFQPQKIITDEVRNVLIFFDGSDLDNLTGKVLNSILATNYQGRINIILGLDYPNKEEFVSKIESNPAIQVYTNVSDISEFIFKADIIFTSAGKTTYDICSLGVPTICLSRDERELTHVFCSEAAGFINLGLGVNVDETEIGEQFVSLVNNFDQRIEMNKRMLSIDLKNGFDNISSTIKAEYRRFKLRK